A part of Lacinutrix sp. 5H-3-7-4 genomic DNA contains:
- the mraZ gene encoding division/cell wall cluster transcriptional repressor MraZ, with protein sequence MNSLIGTYECKADAKGRLMLPAALKKQLSPVLQNGFVIKRGVFQQCLELYPMAEWEALMQKVNKLNRFKKKNNDFIRRFTAGVKIVEVDASGRLLVPKDLTVFAGIVKNVVVSSAVNIVEIWDKDKYEQAIDDAALDFADLAEEVMGQDDDGDGIS encoded by the coding sequence GTGAATTCATTAATAGGGACATACGAATGCAAAGCAGATGCAAAAGGAAGGTTAATGCTTCCTGCTGCGCTTAAAAAGCAGTTGTCTCCGGTTTTACAAAATGGTTTTGTTATAAAAAGAGGTGTTTTTCAACAGTGTTTAGAATTGTATCCAATGGCTGAATGGGAAGCTTTAATGCAGAAAGTAAATAAGCTTAATCGTTTTAAGAAAAAAAATAACGATTTCATTCGCAGATTTACAGCAGGAGTAAAAATAGTAGAAGTGGATGCAAGTGGTAGGTTGTTGGTACCTAAAGATTTAACTGTATTTGCGGGTATTGTAAAAAATGTTGTAGTCTCATCGGCAGTTAATATTGTTGAAATATGGGATAAAGATAAATATGAACAAGCTATTGATGACGCAGCTTTAGATTTTGCAGATTTAGCTGAAGAAGTAATGGGACAAGACGATGATGGAGATGGAATATCATAA
- the lpxB gene encoding lipid-A-disaccharide synthase, with amino-acid sequence MKYYIISGEASGDLHASNLMKALLQEDSNADFRFWGGDLMQAVGGTMVKHYRDLAFMGFIEVVMNLRTITKNLSFCKQDIETYNPDVIIYIDYPGFNLRIAKWAKEKGFKNHYYISPQIWAWKEGRIKDIKRDVDQMYVILPFEKQFYEDKHNFPVHFVGHPLIDAIADRKQVDEFEFRKTHGLSTKPIIALLPGSRKQEITKMLTVMLSVVNDYPEYQFVIGGAPSQDFEFYKQFIKEANVHFLSNKTYDLLSVSSAALVTSGTATLETALFKVPQVVCYKGNWISYQIGKRVVNLEYISLVNLILDKEAVTELIQDDFNTKKLKTELNKILDTYERTKFFINYYDLEKDLGGKGASENTAKLIYNAINIDA; translated from the coding sequence ATGAAATACTATATTATTTCTGGTGAAGCATCAGGCGATTTACACGCTTCTAATTTAATGAAAGCCTTACTTCAAGAAGATAGTAATGCCGATTTTAGATTTTGGGGTGGCGACCTTATGCAAGCTGTTGGCGGCACCATGGTAAAACATTACCGCGACCTTGCTTTTATGGGTTTTATAGAGGTTGTAATGAATTTAAGAACCATTACTAAAAACCTATCTTTTTGTAAACAAGATATTGAAACTTACAATCCAGATGTAATTATTTATATTGATTATCCAGGTTTTAATTTGCGTATTGCAAAATGGGCAAAAGAAAAAGGATTTAAAAACCATTATTATATTTCTCCTCAAATCTGGGCTTGGAAAGAAGGCCGAATTAAAGATATTAAAAGAGACGTTGATCAAATGTATGTAATCTTACCGTTTGAAAAACAATTTTACGAAGACAAACATAATTTTCCTGTTCATTTTGTTGGTCACCCATTAATTGATGCTATTGCAGACAGAAAACAGGTTGATGAATTTGAATTTAGAAAAACCCATGGTTTATCTACAAAACCCATTATAGCATTACTTCCTGGAAGTAGAAAACAAGAAATTACAAAAATGCTAACCGTTATGCTTAGCGTTGTTAATGATTACCCTGAGTATCAATTTGTAATTGGTGGCGCACCAAGTCAAGATTTTGAATTCTATAAACAATTTATTAAAGAAGCTAACGTTCACTTTTTAAGTAATAAAACTTATGATTTACTTAGTGTCTCTTCTGCTGCTTTGGTTACCTCTGGAACAGCAACATTAGAAACCGCTTTATTTAAAGTACCACAAGTTGTTTGCTATAAAGGAAATTGGATATCGTACCAAATAGGCAAACGTGTTGTTAACCTAGAGTACATATCATTAGTAAATTTAATATTAGACAAGGAAGCTGTTACAGAATTAATTCAAGACGACTTTAATACTAAAAAATTAAAAACCGAATTAAATAAAATACTTGATACGTATGAGCGTACTAAGTTTTTTATTAATTACTACGATTTAGAAAAAGATTTAGGAGGAAAAGGCGCAAGCGAAAACACTGCTAAATTAATTTATAATGCTATAAACATTGATGCTTAA
- the rsmH gene encoding 16S rRNA (cytosine(1402)-N(4))-methyltransferase RsmH codes for MEYHNPVLLNETVDGLDIKPNGVYVDVTFGGGGHSKEILKRLGEHGKLFAFDQDADALENKIDDPRFTLIHENFRYIKRFLRFHGVKEVDGILADFGVSSHQFDVAERGFSTRFAADLDMRMNQKNDLSAFHVVNEYDEEQIKQVLLQYGELRAAPAMARLIVDYRKNEVIKTSDQLKTILKKFLSPKHENKILAQIYQAIRIEVNQEIEALKEFLSQTPEILKPNGRLSLISYHSLEDRLVKRFIRNGLFEGEPERDVFGRFEVPLKKVGKLIIPSAEEIKINNRARSAKLRIAEKI; via the coding sequence ATGGAATATCATAATCCGGTATTATTAAACGAAACTGTAGATGGTTTAGATATTAAGCCAAATGGAGTTTATGTAGATGTTACTTTTGGTGGCGGCGGCCATAGTAAAGAAATTTTAAAACGTCTTGGTGAGCATGGTAAATTGTTTGCTTTTGATCAAGATGCAGATGCGCTTGAAAATAAAATAGATGACCCGAGATTTACACTTATTCATGAAAATTTTAGATATATAAAAAGATTTTTAAGATTTCATGGTGTTAAAGAGGTAGATGGGATTTTGGCGGATTTTGGTGTGTCTTCACATCAATTTGATGTTGCCGAGCGTGGGTTTTCTACTCGTTTTGCAGCCGATTTAGATATGCGAATGAATCAAAAAAATGATTTGTCTGCATTTCATGTTGTGAATGAATATGATGAGGAGCAGATAAAGCAGGTGTTATTGCAATATGGAGAGTTGCGCGCAGCACCAGCAATGGCAAGGTTGATTGTAGATTATCGTAAAAACGAAGTGATTAAAACAAGCGACCAATTAAAAACAATTTTAAAAAAGTTTTTATCGCCAAAGCATGAAAATAAAATATTAGCCCAAATTTATCAGGCTATTAGAATAGAGGTGAATCAAGAAATAGAAGCTTTAAAAGAGTTTTTATCTCAAACTCCAGAGATTTTAAAACCTAACGGAAGGTTAAGTTTAATAAGTTACCATTCATTAGAAGATAGATTGGTAAAGCGTTTTATAAGAAATGGATTATTTGAAGGTGAGCCAGAAAGAGATGTTTTTGGCAGATTTGAAGTGCCTTTAAAAAAGGTAGGGAAGTTAATAATTCCTTCGGCAGAAGAAATAAAAATAAATAATAGAGCAAGAAGTGCAAAGCTTCGTATTGCAGAAAAAATATAA
- a CDS encoding carboxy terminal-processing peptidase — protein MKRKYNILILVLLLAFGSCSFTSKVNNDPNKDKLLVQIITLALEQLHFQPKDFNDEFSKDVFNTYLNRIDPLKRFFLKSDIEEFEEFKTEIDNQLLEYDVAFFNLTNERLVQRMAEAKSYYKEVLNKPFDFNKNEEINTDYENIEYVKNKRQLKERWRQLLKFSTISNYDELITSQERDTVAVNGEAVKEKKSLKELEAEARGETLKNLDAYYTDYIEDMERKDWFSMYVNAIVEEFDPHTSYLAPTDKDRFDQQISGKLEGIGARLQKRMDYIKIVEVISGGPAWRGQQVDVGDVILKVRQEKEKAAVSIVGMRIDDAIKLIKGPKGTNVFLTMKKVDGTIKEIKITRDLVELEETYAKSSTVEKNNKKYGFINLPKFYIDFEDYGKRNAASDIRQEIERLKDQGIEGLVLDLRNNGGGSLKTVVDIAGLFIKDGPIVQVRSTNQPKEVLEDEDKSIVWDGPLVIMVNELSASASEILAAAMQDYKRAIIIGSKQTYGKGTVQNILDLNRMVRNSSHGDLGAIKITRQKFYRINGGSTQLEGVKSDVVVPDRYSFVDIGERDQDNPLEWDKIDAVKYDYWNSYFDYETTISNSKARMANNPQLALIEKNAKWIKEQMDDDTYSLNYNTYKAEQKADEKKAKEFDPINEYKTNLTFESLPYEIAMFEKDTVLKEKRTRWHKSLTKDVYVEEALNVLDDLKMTYEIKKVATVKD, from the coding sequence ATGAAAAGGAAATATAATATTTTAATACTAGTACTTTTACTAGCGTTTGGCTCTTGTAGTTTTACATCAAAAGTTAATAACGATCCTAATAAAGACAAACTTCTTGTTCAAATTATAACTTTAGCTTTAGAGCAATTACACTTTCAACCTAAAGATTTTAATGATGAGTTTTCTAAAGATGTTTTTAATACTTATTTAAATAGAATAGACCCATTAAAACGTTTTTTCTTAAAATCTGATATTGAAGAGTTTGAAGAGTTTAAAACAGAAATCGATAATCAACTATTAGAATACGATGTTGCTTTTTTTAACCTTACAAATGAACGTTTGGTGCAACGAATGGCTGAAGCAAAAAGTTATTATAAAGAAGTTTTAAATAAACCTTTTGATTTTAATAAAAACGAAGAAATTAATACGGATTATGAAAACATTGAATACGTTAAAAACAAAAGACAATTAAAAGAACGTTGGAGACAATTATTAAAGTTTAGTACAATTTCTAATTACGATGAGTTAATAACATCTCAAGAAAGAGATACAGTTGCCGTAAATGGTGAAGCAGTAAAAGAGAAAAAGTCGCTTAAGGAATTAGAGGCAGAAGCTCGTGGAGAAACACTTAAAAACCTTGACGCATATTATACAGATTATATTGAGGATATGGAGCGTAAAGATTGGTTCTCAATGTATGTTAATGCAATTGTAGAAGAGTTTGATCCACATACATCATACTTAGCGCCAACAGACAAAGACCGTTTCGACCAGCAAATTTCTGGTAAATTAGAAGGTATTGGTGCTAGATTACAAAAAAGAATGGACTACATTAAAATTGTAGAAGTAATTTCAGGAGGTCCAGCATGGCGAGGTCAACAAGTAGATGTTGGAGATGTTATTCTAAAAGTACGTCAAGAAAAAGAAAAAGCAGCAGTTAGTATTGTTGGTATGCGAATAGATGATGCTATCAAACTTATAAAAGGACCAAAAGGAACCAATGTGTTTTTAACAATGAAGAAGGTTGATGGTACAATAAAAGAAATTAAAATAACAAGAGACTTAGTTGAGTTAGAAGAAACATATGCAAAATCATCAACAGTAGAAAAAAATAATAAAAAATACGGTTTTATAAACCTTCCTAAATTTTATATAGATTTTGAAGATTATGGAAAACGTAACGCCGCTTCAGATATTAGACAAGAAATTGAAAGATTAAAAGATCAAGGTATTGAAGGTTTAGTTTTAGATTTAAGAAATAATGGTGGTGGTTCTTTAAAAACGGTGGTAGATATCGCTGGTTTATTTATAAAAGATGGACCAATTGTACAAGTTCGATCTACAAACCAGCCAAAAGAAGTGCTTGAAGATGAAGACAAATCTATAGTTTGGGATGGGCCATTAGTAATTATGGTAAATGAGCTTTCTGCCTCTGCATCAGAGATTTTAGCAGCTGCAATGCAGGATTATAAACGTGCTATTATTATAGGAAGTAAACAAACTTACGGTAAAGGAACAGTACAAAATATTCTAGATTTAAATAGAATGGTGCGTAATAGTTCTCATGGTGATTTAGGAGCAATAAAAATTACACGTCAAAAATTTTATAGAATAAATGGTGGGTCAACACAATTAGAAGGAGTTAAAAGTGATGTTGTAGTACCAGACCGTTACAGTTTTGTAGATATTGGTGAACGCGATCAAGATAATCCTTTAGAATGGGATAAAATTGATGCTGTAAAATACGACTACTGGAACAGTTATTTTGATTATGAAACAACAATTAGTAATAGTAAAGCTAGAATGGCAAACAATCCTCAATTAGCATTAATTGAAAAAAATGCAAAATGGATTAAAGAACAAATGGATGACGATACTTATTCTCTAAATTATAATACCTATAAAGCAGAGCAAAAAGCAGACGAGAAAAAGGCCAAAGAATTCGATCCAATAAATGAGTATAAAACAAACCTAACATTTGAGTCTTTACCTTACGAGATTGCTATGTTTGAAAAAGATACTGTTTTAAAAGAAAAACGTACGCGTTGGCATAAAAGTTTAACAAAAGATGTTTATGTTGAAGAAGCATTAAACGTTTTAGACGATTTAAAAATGACCTACGAAATTAAGAAAGTAGCCACGGTAAAAGATTAA
- a CDS encoding ABC transporter permease, producing MSKNTNSLTQLALQKFKKNFWGVLSFWFIVLVGLVAIFAYVFAPDNSQYANQMHVSIHSKSPGFEVEILSLPSQIKSDQNSFNKMFFGKINTVTEVPLQEYNINNQTINYIEYASDGLKGIEKTYKVEEGKNPESLITNKTFYLGTDKYGRDLLSRVLVGARISFFIGFVAVFISLIIGVFMGSVAGYFGGKIDAIIMWVINVTWSIPTLLLVIAITLALGKGFWQVFIAVGLTMWVEVARVVRGQIISAKQLQYVTAARALGFGDFRIITKHILPNIMAPVIVICAANFAAAILIESGLSFLGIGAQPPMASWGAMIKDHYNYIILGKPYLAIIPGLCIMFLVMAFMLIGNALRDALDVKS from the coding sequence ATGAGTAAAAATACCAACTCATTAACACAATTAGCGCTCCAAAAGTTCAAAAAGAATTTTTGGGGCGTTTTAAGTTTTTGGTTTATTGTACTAGTAGGTCTTGTAGCTATTTTTGCATATGTCTTTGCGCCAGATAATTCTCAGTACGCAAATCAAATGCATGTTTCAATACATTCAAAATCACCTGGATTTGAGGTGGAAATATTGTCTTTGCCATCTCAAATTAAAAGTGATCAAAATAGTTTTAACAAGATGTTCTTTGGGAAAATTAATACAGTAACAGAAGTTCCTTTACAAGAATATAATATCAATAATCAAACTATAAACTATATTGAGTATGCTTCAGATGGTTTAAAAGGAATAGAAAAAACATATAAAGTAGAAGAAGGAAAAAATCCTGAATCATTAATTACAAATAAAACCTTCTATCTAGGTACAGATAAATATGGACGTGACTTACTAAGTAGAGTTCTAGTAGGTGCGCGCATTTCTTTTTTTATTGGTTTTGTAGCAGTTTTTATCTCATTAATTATTGGTGTTTTTATGGGAAGTGTGGCAGGCTATTTTGGCGGAAAGATAGATGCTATTATTATGTGGGTTATAAATGTTACTTGGTCTATTCCTACATTATTATTAGTAATAGCAATTACATTAGCTTTGGGAAAAGGGTTTTGGCAAGTATTTATAGCAGTTGGCTTAACAATGTGGGTAGAAGTTGCTAGAGTAGTGCGTGGTCAAATAATATCTGCAAAACAATTGCAATATGTTACTGCTGCAAGAGCATTAGGGTTTGGGGATTTTAGAATCATTACAAAGCATATTCTGCCAAATATCATGGCGCCAGTTATTGTAATATGTGCAGCAAATTTTGCAGCTGCTATATTAATTGAAAGTGGTTTAAGTTTTTTAGGTATTGGTGCACAGCCGCCAATGGCAAGTTGGGGAGCAATGATAAAAGATCATTATAATTACATAATACTTGGTAAACCATATTTAGCTATAATTCCAGGCTTGTGTATAATGTTTTTGGTAATGGCTTTTATGCTTATTGGTAATGCGTTACGCGACGCTTTAGATGTTAAAAGTTAA
- a CDS encoding RluA family pseudouridine synthase produces MNQEEIHIVPKLSKPIRLQDYGVGIFNLIPTKSALKKALKKNLLTVNNIPATSATFIKGEEIIKLNIPVKKTFKTKLKLKLDVIYEDEYLAIIKKPAGILVSGNSFKTITNALPQNLKPSQLKDATLPQPVHRLDYPTSGLLLVGKTNTSIRFLNKLFETKTIEKTYYAITIGNMQTQGIIKTPIENKISITHYLVENSVDSKRFEKLNLVKLQPKTGRKHQLRIHLSSLKNPILGDREYGIPSLILKGKGLYLHAYKLKFTHPFSKKIIEIEDELPKKFKKIFETKQ; encoded by the coding sequence ATGAATCAAGAAGAGATTCATATTGTTCCTAAACTTTCAAAACCCATAAGACTTCAAGATTACGGTGTTGGTATTTTTAATTTAATTCCCACTAAATCTGCTTTAAAAAAAGCACTAAAAAAAAACCTTTTAACTGTAAATAATATTCCTGCAACAAGCGCTACATTTATAAAAGGAGAAGAAATAATTAAGCTTAACATTCCTGTAAAAAAAACTTTTAAAACAAAGCTTAAACTAAAGCTAGACGTTATATATGAGGATGAGTACTTAGCTATAATAAAAAAACCTGCTGGTATTTTAGTAAGTGGTAATAGCTTTAAAACCATTACAAATGCATTACCACAAAACTTAAAACCAAGCCAGCTTAAGGATGCTACTTTACCACAGCCTGTTCACAGGTTAGACTACCCGACTAGCGGACTGCTTTTAGTTGGCAAAACAAACACCAGTATAAGGTTTTTAAATAAACTATTTGAAACCAAAACCATAGAGAAAACATACTATGCTATTACTATAGGCAATATGCAGACACAAGGCATTATAAAAACTCCTATAGAAAATAAAATATCAATTACTCATTATCTAGTTGAAAACAGTGTTGATTCTAAAAGATTTGAAAAATTAAATTTAGTCAAGCTACAACCCAAAACAGGACGAAAACACCAGTTACGTATTCACCTTTCAAGTTTAAAAAATCCTATTTTAGGAGATAGAGAATACGGTATACCATCTTTAATACTAAAAGGAAAAGGTTTGTATTTACACGCTTACAAACTAAAATTTACTCATCCTTTTTCAAAAAAAATAATAGAAATAGAAGACGAATTACCAAAAAAATTCAAAAAGATTTTTGAAACCAAACAATAA
- a CDS encoding FtsL-like putative cell division protein, with product MKKNIYSILRGTFLVNEDSFKNWRMILFISVLAIVMIASSHSADKKVHEIARLSNEAKELRSAFIDGRGRLMELKKESVVSAKMKEKGLKTSEVPPQKIIVKPQQRD from the coding sequence ATGAAAAAAAATATCTATAGCATATTGCGAGGGACGTTTTTGGTTAATGAAGACTCTTTTAAGAATTGGAGAATGATTCTCTTTATTTCTGTTTTAGCTATAGTTATGATTGCGAGCTCGCATAGTGCAGATAAAAAAGTACATGAAATAGCACGCTTAAGTAATGAAGCAAAAGAGCTGCGCTCTGCATTTATAGATGGCAGAGGAAGACTAATGGAGTTGAAAAAAGAATCTGTTGTCTCGGCAAAAATGAAAGAAAAAGGTCTAAAGACATCAGAGGTTCCACCTCAAAAAATAATTGTAAAACCACAACAAAGGGATTAA
- a CDS encoding alpha/beta fold hydrolase has protein sequence MAHTLKTEEKYKYIEAGEGTPIIVLHGLMGGLSNFDAVINYFSKEGFKVIIPELPIYSMSLIKTNVKAFAKYLEDFVAYKGFKEVIILGNSLGGHIGLYFTKLNPEKVKALIITGSSGLYESAMGGGYTKRGDYEVIKKKAQEVFYDPAVATKEIVDEVYETVNDRNKLIKTLAIAKSAIRHNMAKDLPKMNIPTCIIWGKNDTVTPPDVADEFHNLLPDSDLFWIDKCGHAAMMEHPTRFNEILHDWFKARSF, from the coding sequence ATGGCGCATACGCTTAAAACTGAAGAAAAATACAAATACATTGAAGCTGGTGAAGGCACGCCAATAATTGTATTACACGGCTTAATGGGTGGCTTGAGTAACTTTGATGCTGTGATTAATTATTTTAGCAAGGAAGGCTTTAAAGTTATCATTCCAGAGTTGCCAATTTACTCTATGTCTTTAATCAAGACAAATGTGAAGGCTTTTGCAAAATACTTAGAAGATTTCGTTGCTTATAAAGGTTTTAAAGAAGTTATTATTTTAGGAAACTCACTTGGTGGCCATATAGGTCTATACTTTACAAAACTAAACCCTGAAAAAGTAAAAGCTTTAATAATAACGGGAAGCTCTGGTTTATACGAAAGCGCAATGGGCGGCGGTTACACTAAACGTGGTGATTACGAAGTTATAAAGAAAAAAGCACAAGAGGTTTTTTATGATCCTGCTGTTGCTACTAAAGAAATTGTTGATGAAGTTTACGAAACGGTTAACGACAGAAACAAACTCATAAAAACCTTAGCCATTGCAAAAAGTGCAATTAGACATAATATGGCAAAGGACCTACCAAAAATGAATATTCCTACTTGTATTATTTGGGGAAAAAACGATACCGTTACACCTCCAGATGTTGCAGATGAATTTCATAATTTACTTCCAGATTCAGATTTATTTTGGATTGATAAATGTGGGCATGCTGCTATGATGGAGCATCCAACACGATTTAACGAAATTCTACACGATTGGTTTAAAGCGCGTTCTTTTTAA
- the surE gene encoding 5'/3'-nucleotidase SurE, protein MNKKPLILVTNDDGITAPGIRTLVKVMKTIGDVVVVAPDSPQSGMGHAITLDATLHIEKIHIESGDYNAYSCSGTPADCVKIAINEILDRRPDLVVSGINHGSNSAINVIYSGTMSAAIEAGIEGIPSIGFSLLDYSWNANFEASESYIKQIAKNVLREGLIEGVVLNVNIPNVEKKDIKGIKVCRQAKANWEEKFDKRKTPQGKDYYWLTGEFVNYDKGEDTDEWALENNYISLVPVQFDLTAHHAIQQLNTWNFNE, encoded by the coding sequence ATGAATAAAAAACCTCTAATATTAGTTACTAATGACGATGGCATAACTGCTCCTGGAATTCGTACCTTAGTAAAAGTTATGAAAACCATTGGAGATGTAGTGGTTGTTGCTCCAGATAGTCCACAAAGTGGGATGGGACACGCTATCACTCTAGACGCTACGTTACATATTGAAAAAATACACATAGAAAGTGGAGATTACAATGCTTACAGTTGCTCTGGAACTCCTGCAGATTGTGTTAAAATTGCTATAAATGAAATTTTAGATAGACGTCCAGACCTTGTTGTTTCTGGTATAAATCATGGAAGCAACTCTGCAATAAACGTTATTTACTCTGGAACAATGAGTGCTGCTATTGAAGCTGGAATTGAAGGCATACCATCTATTGGATTTTCATTATTAGATTATAGCTGGAATGCAAATTTTGAAGCTTCGGAAAGCTATATAAAACAAATTGCTAAAAATGTTTTAAGAGAAGGTTTAATAGAAGGTGTAGTTTTAAACGTAAACATTCCTAATGTAGAAAAAAAAGATATTAAAGGCATCAAAGTTTGTCGTCAAGCAAAAGCGAATTGGGAAGAAAAATTCGATAAACGCAAAACACCACAAGGTAAAGATTACTATTGGTTAACTGGTGAATTTGTAAATTACGATAAAGGTGAAGATACAGACGAATGGGCTTTGGAAAACAACTACATATCGTTAGTTCCTGTTCAATTTGATTTAACAGCACATCATGCCATACAACAACTAAATACCTGGAATTTTAATGAATAA
- the yihA gene encoding ribosome biogenesis GTP-binding protein YihA/YsxC: MKIKSAEFVISNSEVSKCPKDMLPEYAFIGRSNVGKSSLINMLTSRKSLAKTSGRPGKTQLINHFIINKEWYLVDLPGYGYARVSKSTKKVFQKFITKYFEQREQLVCAFVLVDIRHKPQPIDLEFMQYLGEGGIPFCIIFTKADKLKPNAITRHVEDYRKIMLETWEEMPQHFITSSSKDIGKDDVLNFIGELNKNMISKDDGVI; encoded by the coding sequence ATGAAAATAAAGTCTGCCGAGTTTGTTATAAGTAATTCTGAAGTTTCTAAATGTCCAAAAGATATGTTACCAGAATATGCTTTTATTGGCAGAAGTAATGTTGGTAAATCTTCTTTAATAAATATGCTTACCAGCAGAAAAAGTTTAGCAAAAACCTCTGGACGCCCAGGAAAAACACAATTAATAAATCATTTTATTATTAATAAGGAATGGTACCTGGTTGATTTACCTGGTTATGGCTATGCAAGAGTTTCAAAAAGTACAAAAAAGGTATTTCAGAAATTTATAACTAAGTATTTTGAGCAACGCGAACAACTTGTTTGCGCTTTTGTTTTAGTAGATATTAGGCATAAACCACAACCTATAGATCTTGAGTTTATGCAGTATTTAGGTGAAGGCGGCATTCCGTTTTGTATTATTTTCACAAAAGCAGATAAGCTTAAACCTAATGCTATTACAAGGCATGTTGAGGATTACAGAAAAATCATGCTTGAAACCTGGGAAGAAATGCCTCAACATTTTATTACATCTAGCTCTAAAGATATTGGTAAAGATGATGTTTTAAATTTTATTGGTGAGCTTAATAAAAATATGATTAGTAAAGACGACGGTGTAATTTAA